From Alienimonas californiensis, a single genomic window includes:
- a CDS encoding class I SAM-dependent methyltransferase, translating into MLRPPFPAAEPLDVPPAVGPERPAAAPGPADRVVRQLRRLPRRLAARRRLAIRDRRAGQAPVVERSEEKNRDLTRRLYDGPAGAVLALASAVSLHEPLIGQLLKAPTDGRGIARRSPRFDVSRFRDVLDVGSGAGQILGHLLREASPDARLVAFDLSKQMLRRSRRRMEPRAARHRREPGYVAGDMLRMPFADGAFDCVTAGWVLEHLPDPAPGLAEMARVLRPGGRLLLLCTADNVTGQWNSRTWKCRTYNPRELAAACAAAGLPWVRRHHLSPVHKALKFGGIIVECERLGDAASADKPR; encoded by the coding sequence GTGCTCCGCCCCCCGTTCCCCGCTGCCGAACCGCTCGACGTTCCCCCGGCGGTCGGACCGGAACGCCCCGCCGCGGCCCCCGGCCCGGCCGATCGCGTCGTGAGGCAGTTACGGCGGCTCCCGCGGCGACTGGCGGCCCGTCGGCGGCTGGCGATTCGGGATCGCCGGGCCGGGCAGGCGCCGGTCGTGGAGCGGTCGGAGGAGAAGAACCGCGACCTCACCCGGCGCCTCTACGACGGTCCGGCCGGCGCCGTGCTGGCCTTGGCCAGCGCCGTCAGCCTGCACGAACCGCTGATCGGGCAACTTCTCAAAGCGCCCACGGACGGCCGCGGCATCGCGCGGCGGTCCCCCCGGTTCGACGTCTCCCGCTTCCGCGACGTGCTGGACGTCGGCAGCGGGGCCGGGCAGATCCTCGGACACCTCCTCCGCGAGGCCTCCCCGGACGCCCGGTTGGTGGCGTTCGACCTTTCCAAGCAGATGCTCCGCCGCTCACGGCGTCGGATGGAACCGCGGGCCGCCCGGCACCGCCGCGAACCGGGGTACGTCGCCGGCGACATGCTGCGGATGCCCTTTGCGGACGGCGCCTTCGACTGCGTCACCGCGGGCTGGGTGCTGGAGCACCTCCCGGACCCGGCCCCCGGTTTGGCGGAGATGGCCCGGGTCCTGCGGCCCGGCGGCCGGCTGCTCCTGTTGTGCACGGCGGACAACGTCACCGGCCAGTGGAACAGCCGGACTTGGAAGTGCCGCACCTACAACCCGCGCGAGTTAGCCGCCGCCTGCGCCGCGGCCGGCCTGCCCTGGGTTCGCCGCCACCACCTCAGCCCGGTGCACAAGGCGTTGAAGTTCGGCGGGATTATCGTGGAGTGCGAACGCCTCGGCGACGCGGCCTCGGCGGACAAACCGCGGTAG
- a CDS encoding FHA domain-containing protein, with product MLSAQLVVRGGKHEGKRIVLERGRFLIGREQDCNLRPSSDLVSRHHCVFQVDDYTVRLRDLGSTNGTLVNGERLSGERTLAAGDRVVVGKLTFEVELKEVADEQEAAAAGPSEEMSLPTDGADTSYELPVSQGAESGQGGGPIPGPNPNDTAMIPTQQGYPPPGYGYPPQYPPPGYNPYAQPGYPPPGYGYPPQYGQYPPPGATPPPESGDGSKVSAPPVKLPPPPKRD from the coding sequence ATGCTGTCCGCCCAGCTCGTCGTCCGTGGGGGCAAGCATGAAGGGAAGCGCATCGTCCTGGAACGGGGCCGATTCCTGATCGGGCGGGAGCAGGACTGCAATCTGCGGCCCAGCAGCGACCTGGTCAGCCGCCATCACTGCGTGTTCCAGGTAGACGACTACACCGTCCGGCTGCGGGACCTCGGCAGCACCAACGGCACCTTGGTGAACGGGGAACGCCTCAGCGGTGAACGCACGCTGGCCGCGGGGGACCGGGTGGTCGTCGGCAAGCTGACCTTCGAGGTCGAGTTGAAGGAAGTCGCCGACGAGCAGGAAGCGGCGGCCGCCGGGCCCTCGGAGGAGATGTCCCTGCCGACCGACGGCGCCGACACCTCCTACGAACTTCCGGTCAGTCAGGGGGCCGAATCGGGGCAGGGCGGGGGACCGATCCCCGGACCGAACCCGAACGACACGGCGATGATCCCGACCCAGCAGGGCTACCCGCCCCCGGGCTACGGCTACCCGCCGCAATATCCGCCGCCGGGCTACAACCCGTACGCCCAGCCGGGCTATCCGCCGCCGGGCTACGGCTACCCGCCGCAGTACGGGCAGTACCCGCCGCCGGGGGCCACGCCGCCGCCGGAAAGTGGGGACGGGTCGAAGGTCTCCGCGCCGCCGGTCAAGCTGCCGCCCCCGCCGAAGCGGGACTGA
- a CDS encoding lipoate--protein ligase family protein, producing MSAVPVEAGPHTGEENMAADAALLDAAVAGAVGGRWYRWAEPTVSLGHFQKEADLEWGAAGDLPRVRRLSGGGAIVHDQEWTYALAVPKGHALAASPERFYEAVHRELIAALASVGVAARLRGDRTLRGPEPTLCFLRSDPRDVVVTDPDGVERKVVGSAQRRRKGAALQHGSLLITTSPFAPDVPGLRETHGVTDARAEHVVRDAASRFGRLLAGTAGTD from the coding sequence GTGAGTGCGGTTCCGGTCGAAGCCGGCCCCCACACCGGCGAGGAGAACATGGCCGCCGACGCGGCCCTGCTGGACGCGGCGGTCGCGGGGGCGGTCGGCGGCCGCTGGTATCGGTGGGCGGAGCCGACCGTCTCGTTAGGGCACTTTCAGAAGGAGGCGGACCTGGAATGGGGGGCGGCCGGTGATCTGCCGCGGGTCCGGCGCCTGTCGGGCGGGGGGGCGATCGTGCATGATCAAGAGTGGACCTACGCCCTCGCGGTTCCCAAGGGGCACGCGTTGGCCGCTTCGCCCGAACGGTTCTACGAGGCGGTGCACCGGGAACTGATTGCCGCGCTGGCGTCGGTCGGAGTTGCCGCCCGGCTGCGGGGCGACCGGACGCTCCGGGGGCCGGAGCCGACCCTCTGTTTCCTGCGGTCCGACCCGCGGGACGTGGTCGTGACGGACCCCGACGGCGTGGAGCGGAAGGTCGTCGGCAGCGCCCAGCGCCGGCGGAAGGGGGCGGCGCTGCAACATGGGTCGCTGCTGATCACGACCTCGCCGTTCGCCCCGGACGTCCCCGGCCTCCGCGAGACGCACGGCGTGACGGATGCGCGGGCCGAACACGTTGTGAGGGACGCCGCGTCCCGCTTCGGCCGGTTACTCGCCGGAACCGCCGGAACGGACTGA
- a CDS encoding cytochrome c: MTPRLLAGGLLAAAVPALGFAYQTGAPTGPDYPQVPADVFFPDPFAVFGDDTPVPGAAPLPQATAGTGPAAEPMAAGPTSGEPAEAVAAGGADAPQAAGVDWAALLPPDQLDAQVRAVMEDLGKKSRDVQTYNNAYLAIPPAAAELATLFAVGTRYESGVSWADNGAALAQKAAEINESNLRRGAGGQKQVADPLRTLDALLNGGGAGSGGEADFSEAADFNLLMKRFQVGVDSLQSLASSQALLEANRDAVAREARVIAVLSEISADEAHGWSVGDAVFLALSKKMTAAATAAAEAAATDFDAFDAARRRLSQTCSDCHGEYRD; encoded by the coding sequence ATGACGCCTCGACTGCTCGCGGGCGGGTTGCTCGCCGCCGCCGTTCCCGCTCTGGGTTTCGCCTATCAAACGGGCGCCCCGACCGGGCCGGACTACCCGCAGGTGCCAGCGGACGTGTTCTTCCCGGACCCGTTTGCGGTGTTTGGGGACGACACCCCCGTCCCCGGCGCCGCCCCGCTGCCGCAGGCGACGGCCGGAACCGGCCCCGCCGCCGAACCGATGGCCGCCGGCCCGACCTCGGGCGAGCCGGCCGAAGCCGTCGCCGCCGGCGGGGCCGACGCCCCGCAGGCCGCCGGGGTCGATTGGGCGGCGCTGCTTCCGCCGGACCAGTTGGACGCCCAGGTTCGGGCGGTGATGGAGGACCTCGGTAAGAAGTCCCGCGACGTGCAGACGTACAACAACGCCTACCTCGCCATCCCCCCGGCCGCGGCGGAGTTGGCGACGCTGTTCGCCGTCGGCACGCGGTACGAATCCGGGGTGAGCTGGGCCGACAACGGCGCCGCCCTCGCCCAGAAGGCGGCGGAGATTAACGAGTCGAACCTCCGCCGCGGCGCCGGCGGGCAGAAGCAGGTCGCGGACCCGCTGCGGACCCTCGACGCCCTGCTGAACGGCGGCGGGGCCGGCAGCGGCGGGGAGGCCGACTTCTCCGAGGCGGCAGACTTCAATCTGCTGATGAAGCGGTTCCAGGTCGGCGTGGACTCGTTGCAATCGCTGGCCTCCTCTCAGGCGCTGCTGGAGGCGAACCGCGACGCCGTCGCCCGGGAAGCCCGGGTGATCGCGGTGCTCAGCGAGATCAGCGCCGACGAGGCGCACGGCTGGAGCGTCGGCGATGCAGTGTTCCTCGCCCTGTCGAAGAAGATGACCGCCGCCGCGACCGCCGCCGCGGAGGCCGCCGCCACGGACTTCGACGCCTTTGACGCCGCCCGCCGGCGACTCTCGCAAACCTGCTCCGACTGCCACGGCGAGTATCGCGACTGA
- the gcvH gene encoding glycine cleavage system protein GcvH, which yields MSPDELHFLESHEWVGRDGDLAVVGISDFAVNQLTDLVYVDLPPVGSTVTRGETFGEVESVKAVSDLYSPVTGEVVEVNGGLEENMATLSEDPFGDGWLIKVRPTDEGTEGLMDAAAYREFCTTADQ from the coding sequence ATGTCCCCCGACGAACTGCACTTCCTCGAGAGCCATGAGTGGGTCGGCCGCGACGGCGACCTGGCCGTCGTCGGCATCAGCGATTTCGCCGTCAATCAGCTGACGGACCTGGTGTACGTCGATCTGCCCCCCGTCGGTTCGACCGTCACCCGCGGGGAGACCTTCGGCGAGGTGGAGAGCGTCAAGGCCGTCTCCGACCTGTACTCCCCCGTCACCGGGGAGGTGGTCGAGGTGAACGGCGGCCTGGAGGAGAACATGGCGACGCTGTCCGAGGACCCGTTCGGCGACGGCTGGCTGATCAAGGTCCGGCCGACGGACGAGGGAACCGAGGGGCTGATGGACGCCGCGGCCTATCGCGAGTTCTGCACGACGGCCGATCAGTAA
- a CDS encoding RNA polymerase sigma factor, with amino-acid sequence MSDDSDAALAALVLDGDDAAAAVLVRRYQRAVFGICLRMMGRREDAEDVTQEAFLRLFRHLDRWDASRPLRPWLMTIAVNRCRTALSRRGRQRALLPGDLDPADTSVPLTDADLAEELQRAVDGLRDDHRAAFVLFHYEELSLQEVGAALGRPDGTVKTWLHRARKQLAEALARRGVQPDQRSAPPAPSPPREPARV; translated from the coding sequence ATGAGCGACGACTCGGACGCCGCCCTCGCCGCTCTCGTCCTTGACGGCGACGACGCCGCGGCCGCCGTGCTGGTGCGTCGGTACCAGCGGGCGGTCTTTGGCATCTGTCTGCGGATGATGGGGCGTCGGGAGGACGCCGAGGACGTGACGCAGGAGGCGTTCCTCCGCCTGTTCCGTCACCTCGATCGCTGGGACGCCTCCCGTCCGCTCCGGCCCTGGCTGATGACGATCGCCGTCAACCGCTGCCGCACCGCCCTGAGCCGACGCGGTCGGCAGCGGGCCCTGCTGCCCGGCGACCTCGACCCCGCGGATACGTCCGTCCCGCTCACCGACGCCGACCTCGCCGAGGAGCTGCAACGGGCCGTCGACGGGTTGCGGGACGACCATCGCGCCGCGTTCGTGCTGTTTCACTACGAAGAACTGAGCCTGCAGGAGGTGGGCGCCGCGTTGGGACGGCCGGACGGCACCGTCAAAACCTGGCTCCACCGAGCCCGCAAACAACTCGCCGAGGCGCTCGCGCGCCGCGGCGTGCAGCCCGATCAGCGTTCCGCCCCCCCCGCACCCTCCCCGCCTCGGGAGCCGGCCCGTGTCTGA
- the rpiB gene encoding ribose 5-phosphate isomerase B encodes MLHPIPGHQPSATGGPWRIAVASDHRGQHVKGRVIERVRELGHTAEDYGPGDEKSVDYPDYAARVAEAVGGGKFDRGILICGSGLGMCIVANKFPGVRAVPCHDDLSAEVSRLHNDANVLCLSADLLGERLIDRMLELWLSTGFEGGRHARRLEKIAALERRVAGK; translated from the coding sequence ATGCTGCACCCGATTCCCGGCCACCAGCCCAGCGCCACCGGCGGCCCCTGGCGCATCGCCGTCGCTAGCGATCACCGCGGTCAGCACGTGAAGGGGCGGGTGATCGAACGCGTCCGCGAACTGGGCCACACGGCGGAGGATTACGGCCCCGGCGACGAGAAGAGCGTCGACTACCCGGATTACGCCGCCCGCGTCGCCGAAGCGGTGGGCGGCGGAAAGTTCGACCGCGGCATCCTGATCTGCGGGTCCGGCCTCGGCATGTGCATCGTCGCCAACAAGTTCCCCGGCGTGCGGGCGGTGCCGTGTCACGACGATCTCAGCGCCGAGGTCTCCCGCCTGCACAACGACGCCAACGTCCTCTGCCTGTCCGCCGACCTGCTGGGGGAACGGCTGATCGACCGGATGCTCGAACTGTGGCTCTCCACCGGCTTCGAGGGCGGTCGGCACGCCCGCCGGCTGGAGAAGATCGCCGCCCTGGAGCGCCGCGTCGCCGGGAAGTGA
- the gcvPA gene encoding aminomethyl-transferring glycine dehydrogenase subunit GcvPA, which translates to MLAETGATSIEDLLAQIPASVRLDRPLNLPAGLCESELQRHVAALAERNRPRDAADFVHGGGDRVCFLGGGVYDHFVPAAVDAIAGRGEFYTAYTPYQAEASQGSLQAFFEFQTLVCRLTGFTVANASLYEGGSAAAEAALLAIRETRREGRVVVLGSVHPEYRQTLATLLENLPADVVTVPCPDGVADVAAVEAALTDDTAALIVQHPNFFGNLEDAERLFAAAKANGTVSVQVFDPVSLGLLKNPAALGADIAVGEGQSLGIPMQYGGPYLGLFACRESFLRKTPGRLIGRTEDADGRECYVLALQTREQHIRRGKATSNICSNQGLLALRATVHLALLGPQGLREVADLSVRKTHYLADRLCEVEGVSQAFEAPYLREVCLRVQGGAGRLLTAARTAGFDLGPALSRFPAGSFCDELRADELLLVAATERRTREEIDQLAAALTHMGSDSPLRRGEPLLAVA; encoded by the coding sequence ATGTTGGCGGAGACGGGGGCGACCTCGATCGAGGACCTGCTGGCGCAAATCCCCGCGTCGGTGCGGCTGGATCGCCCGCTGAACCTGCCCGCGGGGCTGTGCGAATCGGAGCTCCAGCGGCACGTCGCCGCGCTGGCGGAACGCAACCGCCCGCGGGACGCCGCCGACTTCGTGCACGGCGGCGGCGACCGCGTCTGCTTCCTCGGCGGCGGGGTGTACGACCACTTCGTGCCGGCGGCGGTGGACGCGATCGCCGGCCGCGGCGAGTTCTACACCGCCTACACGCCCTATCAGGCGGAGGCGTCGCAGGGCAGTCTGCAGGCGTTCTTCGAGTTTCAGACCCTCGTCTGCCGGCTGACGGGCTTCACCGTCGCCAACGCCAGCCTGTATGAGGGCGGCAGCGCCGCGGCCGAGGCGGCCCTGCTGGCGATTCGCGAGACGCGGCGGGAGGGACGGGTGGTCGTGCTCGGCTCCGTGCATCCGGAGTACCGGCAGACGCTCGCCACGCTGCTCGAAAACCTGCCCGCGGACGTCGTGACGGTCCCGTGCCCGGACGGCGTTGCGGACGTCGCTGCGGTCGAGGCCGCCCTGACCGACGACACCGCCGCCCTGATCGTTCAGCATCCGAACTTCTTCGGGAATCTGGAGGACGCCGAACGCCTGTTCGCCGCGGCGAAGGCGAACGGGACGGTCAGCGTGCAGGTGTTCGATCCGGTTTCGCTGGGCCTGCTGAAGAATCCGGCGGCGTTGGGGGCGGACATCGCCGTCGGCGAGGGGCAGTCGCTCGGCATTCCCATGCAGTACGGCGGGCCGTACCTCGGCCTGTTCGCCTGCCGGGAGTCGTTCCTCCGCAAAACGCCGGGCCGGCTGATCGGCCGCACCGAGGACGCCGACGGCCGGGAATGCTACGTGCTCGCCCTGCAAACCCGCGAGCAGCACATCCGCCGCGGCAAGGCGACCAGCAACATTTGCTCGAACCAGGGCCTGCTGGCCCTGCGGGCGACGGTGCATCTGGCGCTGCTCGGCCCGCAGGGGTTGCGGGAGGTCGCGGACCTGTCCGTGCGGAAGACGCACTACCTTGCCGACCGGCTGTGCGAGGTCGAGGGCGTGTCGCAGGCGTTCGAGGCGCCGTATCTGCGTGAGGTCTGCCTGCGGGTGCAGGGCGGGGCGGGGCGGCTGCTGACCGCGGCCCGCACGGCCGGGTTCGATCTGGGCCCGGCGCTGTCCCGGTTCCCGGCGGGCTCGTTCTGCGACGAGTTGCGGGCGGACGAACTGCTGCTCGTCGCGGCCACGGAGCGTCGGACGCGGGAGGAGATCGACCAGCTCGCCGCCGCCCTCACGCATATGGGGAGCGATTCGCCGCTCCGCCGGGGCGAGCCGCTGCTCGCCGTCGCCTGA
- a CDS encoding outer membrane protein assembly factor BamB family protein, translated as MSSALLLAAAVAFAAPADDLDLTPGAWPMFRGPNGVGVGADPLPADLIRPENLRWQVDVPGRGWGSPVVADGPEGPTVYVPTATPDGTQMDVLAYDLATGEERWVRKLFTVAEPDFTHPTNTYASCTPVATRDVVFVHFGKYGTAALDTKNGHTLWERRDFECDHFRGPASSPLLVQFDGLSPRLIVPFDGVGEDDQYVVALDAATGETLWRTGRDPEVQDVVPDLRKAYGTPVLAEVGDRTLVVTTGAIATDFLDPATGERVWRVKHGGMNSGSAPQVLQSPLGVASDAVLVTTGDAPTSLALLATDSDLTQTKGAAASDPALAWSSNAGAPKRATPLLLSLGQAVTVDDGGVASMVALGSDVDGDGGEVLSRVRLGDSYWSSPVRAGGTIFTFGKEGAATTLETGVFRGGADAPPELKVAHKSTLDEGVWATPALVGGGLVLRTEHTLRFYHPDGTNE; from the coding sequence ATGTCCTCCGCCCTGTTGCTCGCCGCCGCCGTCGCGTTCGCGGCCCCCGCGGACGACCTCGACCTAACGCCCGGCGCCTGGCCGATGTTCCGCGGCCCCAACGGCGTGGGCGTGGGGGCCGACCCGCTGCCGGCCGATCTGATCCGGCCGGAAAATCTGCGCTGGCAGGTCGACGTGCCCGGCCGCGGCTGGGGCAGCCCGGTCGTCGCCGACGGACCGGAGGGACCCACCGTCTACGTCCCCACCGCCACGCCGGACGGCACGCAGATGGACGTCCTGGCCTACGACCTCGCCACGGGCGAGGAGCGCTGGGTCCGCAAGTTGTTCACCGTCGCCGAGCCGGACTTCACGCACCCGACCAACACCTACGCCAGTTGCACGCCGGTGGCGACGCGGGACGTCGTCTTCGTGCACTTCGGCAAGTACGGCACGGCCGCGTTGGATACGAAGAACGGCCACACGCTCTGGGAACGCCGCGATTTCGAGTGCGACCACTTCCGCGGCCCGGCCTCCTCGCCGCTGCTGGTTCAGTTCGACGGCCTGAGCCCTCGGTTGATCGTGCCGTTCGACGGGGTCGGGGAGGACGACCAGTACGTCGTCGCCCTCGACGCGGCGACCGGCGAGACGCTGTGGCGAACGGGTCGCGACCCGGAAGTGCAGGACGTCGTGCCAGACCTCCGCAAGGCGTACGGAACCCCCGTTCTGGCCGAAGTGGGAGACCGCACGCTCGTCGTCACGACGGGAGCCATCGCAACGGACTTCCTCGATCCGGCCACCGGGGAGCGGGTTTGGCGGGTGAAGCACGGCGGGATGAACTCCGGCAGCGCCCCCCAAGTTCTGCAAAGTCCGTTAGGGGTCGCCAGCGACGCCGTCCTGGTCACGACCGGCGACGCGCCGACCTCCCTCGCACTGCTCGCGACGGATTCCGACCTCACCCAAACGAAGGGCGCCGCCGCCTCGGATCCGGCGTTGGCCTGGTCCTCGAACGCCGGAGCCCCAAAGCGGGCGACGCCGCTCCTGCTTTCCCTCGGCCAGGCCGTGACAGTGGACGACGGCGGCGTCGCCTCAATGGTGGCCCTTGGGTCGGACGTCGACGGGGACGGGGGGGAAGTTCTCTCCCGCGTCCGGCTCGGCGATTCTTACTGGTCCTCCCCGGTGCGGGCCGGTGGGACGATCTTCACTTTCGGCAAGGAGGGGGCCGCCACGACGCTGGAGACCGGCGTCTTCCGCGGCGGCGCCGACGCTCCGCCCGAACTGAAGGTCGCGCACAAATCGACGCTGGACGAAGGCGTCTGGGCCACCCCGGCCCTCGTCGGCGGCGGGCTCGTGCTGCGGACCGAGCACACCCTGCGGTTTTATCACCCCGACGGGACGAACGAATGA
- the gcvPB gene encoding aminomethyl-transferring glycine dehydrogenase subunit GcvPB: MRNTHATRPLSQLSRPGYRAARFPESDVPDHAPADVLPAGTLADAPPELPELTEPDVIRHFTNLSTLNMSVDTHFYPLGSCTMKYNPKRHERLAGLPGLVDLHPYRDEADLQGMLQILHEMQGMLAEISGLPAVSLQPAAGAQGELTALLVAHAYFRDKGEGEQRRKVIFPSSAHGTNPASAALAGFDPVQLKPTKNGLTDLKELAAKVGDDTAVFMVTNPNTLGLFEREIEAATKIVHDAGGLVYIDGANMNAILGLTRPGDFGGDMMHYNVHKTFTGPHGGGGPGAGPIAVRDFLGPYLPGPVVKKVGGTTQRPEFALETPSKSIGRVRTHFGNVGILLRGYFYLRTLGAAGLREVSERAVLNANYLRKKLETVLEIPHPAPCMHEFVASASKSKKNRQISAMDVGKRLLDYGVHAPTVYFPLDVPEALMIEPTETESKATLDRFADIVRAILTEEEAETVRTAPHTTPVRRPDEVKAARQPVLCGIAKGCGTVPVEDVVVSE; the protein is encoded by the coding sequence ATGCGGAACACCCACGCCACCCGCCCGCTGTCCCAGCTCTCCCGTCCCGGCTACCGGGCTGCGCGATTTCCGGAGTCGGACGTTCCCGACCACGCCCCCGCGGACGTGCTGCCGGCCGGCACCCTCGCCGACGCCCCGCCGGAGCTGCCCGAACTGACGGAGCCGGACGTCATCCGGCACTTCACGAACCTGTCGACGCTCAACATGAGCGTCGACACCCACTTCTACCCGCTGGGCAGTTGTACGATGAAGTACAACCCCAAGCGGCACGAACGCTTGGCGGGGCTGCCGGGGCTGGTCGATCTGCACCCCTACCGGGACGAGGCGGATTTGCAGGGGATGCTGCAGATCCTGCACGAAATGCAAGGGATGCTCGCGGAGATCAGCGGCCTGCCGGCCGTCAGCCTGCAACCGGCCGCCGGAGCACAGGGGGAACTGACGGCCCTGCTGGTCGCGCACGCCTACTTCCGCGACAAGGGCGAGGGCGAGCAGCGGCGGAAGGTGATCTTCCCCAGCAGCGCCCACGGCACGAATCCGGCCAGCGCCGCCCTCGCCGGGTTCGATCCGGTGCAGCTCAAGCCGACGAAGAACGGGCTGACGGACCTGAAGGAACTGGCCGCGAAGGTCGGCGACGACACCGCCGTCTTCATGGTCACGAACCCGAACACCCTCGGCCTGTTCGAACGCGAGATCGAGGCCGCCACGAAGATCGTGCACGACGCCGGCGGGCTGGTGTACATCGACGGGGCGAACATGAACGCGATCCTCGGCCTGACCCGGCCGGGGGACTTCGGCGGCGACATGATGCACTACAACGTGCACAAAACCTTCACCGGCCCCCACGGCGGCGGCGGCCCGGGGGCGGGGCCGATCGCGGTGCGGGACTTCCTCGGCCCGTACCTGCCCGGCCCGGTGGTGAAGAAGGTCGGCGGCACGACGCAGCGGCCGGAGTTCGCCCTCGAAACGCCCTCCAAGAGCATCGGCCGGGTGCGGACGCACTTCGGCAACGTCGGCATCCTGCTCCGCGGTTACTTCTACCTCCGCACCCTGGGGGCGGCCGGGTTGCGTGAGGTGTCGGAACGGGCCGTGCTGAACGCGAACTACCTCCGCAAAAAGCTGGAGACCGTGCTGGAGATCCCGCACCCGGCCCCCTGCATGCACGAGTTCGTCGCCAGCGCCTCCAAGAGCAAGAAGAACCGTCAGATCTCGGCGATGGACGTCGGCAAGCGGTTGCTCGATTACGGCGTGCACGCCCCCACGGTCTACTTCCCGCTGGACGTGCCGGAGGCGCTGATGATCGAGCCGACCGAGACGGAGTCGAAGGCGACGCTGGATCGCTTCGCGGACATCGTGCGGGCGATCCTCACCGAGGAAGAGGCCGAGACGGTTCGCACCGCCCCCCACACCACCCCCGTCCGCCGGCCGGACGAGGTGAAGGCGGCCCGACAGCCGGTGCTCTGCGGCATCGCGAAGGGCTGCGGGACCGTGCCGGTGGAAGACGTCGTGGTTTCGGAGTGA
- a CDS encoding low molecular weight protein arginine phosphatase, whose amino-acid sequence MTSPASPGRPDGPGGSPVAARDRVHEQVRTLAAGGAAEIDALDGPVRVVSLLARPELPQGGEGAVLLLRDPAEFLDYFPRLSAAAARTTARWWPGAVTVEVDGRAEGLAAALPGAAASLRDAGARTRARCPNDPAVAAVLELSPTPLVQVGGESTETLVRLDEDGRWEVLVEGAVTHRDLAARQGETIVFVCTGNTCRSPLAEALLRFRLKEAVGPEVRVVSAGLSAAYGAAASPESVDLARQAGADLSAHRSQPLTEELLDAADRVLCMTAGHRAAILRHRPDARNRVTLLDPAGGDIPDPIGGEMADYEACRNAIDRGLDLLMAELGLVPPPGESPGEPPADRA is encoded by the coding sequence ATGACCTCACCAGCCTCGCCCGGCAGGCCGGACGGGCCCGGCGGCTCGCCCGTCGCGGCCCGTGACCGGGTGCATGAACAGGTCCGCACGCTCGCTGCCGGCGGCGCCGCGGAGATCGACGCGCTCGACGGCCCGGTGCGGGTGGTGTCGCTGCTCGCCCGGCCGGAGTTGCCGCAGGGCGGGGAGGGAGCCGTGCTGTTGCTCCGCGATCCGGCGGAGTTCCTCGACTACTTCCCCCGCCTCTCCGCAGCCGCGGCCCGCACCACCGCCCGGTGGTGGCCCGGCGCCGTCACCGTGGAAGTGGACGGCCGGGCGGAGGGCCTCGCCGCCGCGCTCCCCGGCGCCGCGGCCTCCCTGCGGGACGCCGGCGCCCGCACCCGCGCCCGCTGCCCGAACGATCCGGCCGTCGCCGCGGTGCTGGAACTCAGCCCAACCCCATTGGTGCAGGTCGGCGGCGAGTCGACCGAGACGCTCGTCCGGCTCGACGAGGACGGCCGGTGGGAGGTGCTCGTGGAGGGCGCCGTCACCCACCGCGACCTCGCCGCTCGGCAGGGGGAGACGATCGTGTTCGTCTGCACCGGCAACACCTGCCGCAGTCCGCTGGCCGAAGCGCTGCTCCGGTTCCGCCTGAAAGAAGCGGTCGGCCCGGAGGTGCGCGTGGTGTCGGCGGGTCTGTCGGCGGCGTACGGGGCGGCGGCGAGCCCGGAATCCGTCGATCTGGCCCGGCAGGCGGGCGCCGACCTCAGCGCCCACCGCTCGCAACCGCTCACCGAAGAACTCCTCGACGCGGCGGACCGGGTCCTCTGCATGACCGCCGGTCACCGCGCCGCCATCCTGCGGCACCGCCCGGACGCCCGAAACCGCGTGACTTTGCTGGACCCCGCCGGCGGGGATATTCCGGATCCGATCGGCGGGGAGATGGCGGATTATGAAGCCTGCCGCAACGCAATCGACCGGGGCCTCGATCTGCTGATGGCGGAACTCGGCCTGGTTCCCCCGCCGGGCGAATCGCCCGGCGAACCGCCGGCGGATCGGGCTTAG